The proteins below are encoded in one region of Juglans microcarpa x Juglans regia isolate MS1-56 chromosome 4D, Jm3101_v1.0, whole genome shotgun sequence:
- the LOC121260150 gene encoding 60S ribosomal protein L18a-like protein, with product MAQVQVRGLHADEGDFSLLGSGQSTGPYDKPLPCFGCGIGWFSFLLGFVFPPLWYYAMVLYLGKYYLKDPRERPGLAASAIAALFCSVIVVISLIAVFC from the exons ATGGCACAGGTTCAAGTGCGAGGACTCCATGCTGACGAAGGGGATTTTAGTCTGCTAGGAAGTGGACAATCCACAGGGCCTTACGATAAGCCTCTTCCATGCTTTGGATGTGGCATTGGCTGGTTCTC ATTTCTTCTGGGATTTGTGTTTCCACCACTCTGGTATTATGCTATGGTGCTTTACTTGGGAAAATATTATCTTAAAGACCCCAGGGAACGACCTGGCCTTGCTGCATCTGCAATTGCT GCATTATTTTGTTCGGTCATTGTCGTGATTTCCCTGATTGCTGTTTTCTGTTAG
- the LOC121261606 gene encoding c-Myc-binding protein homolog, translated as MMRNKEEKEVKKEAFRKYLESSGVLDALTKVLVSLYEQNDKPSSALEFIQQKLGGPSVSEYEKLQAEMSNLQIRYDELLAEHQETCKELEELKISNAMEMPLTKETIDEKAHKVVF; from the exons ATGATGCGAAACAAGGAG GAAAAAGAGGTAAAGAAAGAAGCATTCAGGAAATATTTGGAGTCAAGTGGGGTTCTTGATGCTCTAACTAAAG TTCTGGTTTCATTGTATGAGCAGAATGACAAACCTTCCTCTGCCCTTGA ATTCATCCAACAAAAATTAGGTGGTCCATCAGTGTCAGAATATGAAAAGCTACAAGCTGAAATGTCAAATTTGCAAATAAGATACGATGAGCTTTTAGCAGAACACCAAGAAACCTGCAAAGAG CTGGAGGAACTTAAGATTTCAAATGCCATGGAAATGCCATTAACAAAGGAGACCATAGATGAGAAGGCTCACAAGGTTGTGTTTTGA